A single genomic interval of Cucumis sativus cultivar 9930 chromosome 5, Cucumber_9930_V3, whole genome shotgun sequence harbors:
- the LOC116403904 gene encoding uncharacterized protein LOC116403904: MTILYPMLTPHNYTVWTIKAEAILDAQGVWEAIEPAKGAEVDVKKDKKVHAYILQCIPEDVLLQIAKKKTAKEIWDSLKTRYLGSEQVKMARVQTLKSEFNVLRMKETETVDEFSGKISGLASKFTTLGVALEDSSLVKKLLDFVPDKYLLIVTEIEQFQDLEQHDSEKTITTPMDNSYLPMPNGKLDKKDIVVTTLR; this comes from the coding sequence ATGACGATTCTCTACCCGATGTTAACTCCACACAACTACACGGTGTGGACGATAAAGGCAGAAGCAATCCTCGATGCCCAAGGAGTTTGGGAAGCAATAGAGCCAGCGAAAGGAGCCGAAGTGGATgtgaagaaagacaagaaggTGCATGCATACATTCTCCAATGCATCCCGGAAGACGTGCTTCTACAAATCGCAAAGAAGAAGACCGCAAAGGAAATATGGGATAGTCTCAAGACAAGGTACTTGGGCAGTGAGCAGGTGAAGATGGCGAGAGTTCAAACCTTGAAGAGTGAGTTTAATGTTCTTCGGATGAAGGAAACCGAGACGGTCGATGAGTTCTCAGGAAAAATCAGCGGATTAGCAAGCAAGTTCACCACCCTTGGAGTTGCACTTGAGGATTCATCATTGGTCAAGAAGCTCCTCGATTTCGTCCCTGACAAATATCTTCTCATTGTCACCGAAATCGAGCAATTCCAAGATCTCGAACAGCACGACTCCGagaaaacaataacaacacCGATGGACAACTCCTACTTACCCATGCCGAATGGAAAGCTAGACAAAAAGGACATAGTGGTGACAACTCTTCGATGA
- the LOC116403903 gene encoding uncharacterized protein LOC116403903 encodes MNKGCGFGGTDRGRWRGRGRGTEHQNSAGGTSNTRNGTRDKSQIKCFTCNKMRHYASECRGKGRDDEAHLTCVTEEELASMMVVSQEGTHTRCDQENAILLRKERLLPEMYYNDKNGENNGVWYLDNGASNHMTGHREKFIELDKSFTGRVKFGDGLIIQFMEKGMVMFECKNGDQKALQEVYYIPKLCSNIISLGQMTENGNKVQMTEDVMKVSDRSGKLLMSVKRTQNCLYKITLKTLKQVCLLTSLEDPTWLWHVRLGHVNFHDLKLMGEKKLVVGVPLVTQPNKLCVACMITKQAKLPLS; translated from the coding sequence ATGAACAAAGGGTGCGGATTTGGTGGTACCGATCGAGGAAGATGGCGAGGACGTGGTCGTGGCACTGAGCATCAAAATAGTGCGGGAGGCACTAGCAACACTAGAAATGGCACTCGTGATAAAAGTCAAATTAAGTGTTTCACTTGCAACAAGATGAGACATTACGCATCGGAATGTCGTGGAAAAGGTCGTGACGACGAAGCTCATCTAACTTGTGTCACCGAAGAAGAACTAGCTTCGATGATGGTCGTGTCCCAGGAGGGGACACACACTAGATGTGATCAGGAGAATGCCATACTACTCAGGAAAGAGCGGTTGTTGCCAGAGATGTATTACAACGACAAGAATGGAGAAAATAATGGTGTTTGGTATCTTGACAACGGTGCTAGTAACCACATGACTGGCCACCGTGAGAAGTTCATAGAATTAGATAAAAGCTTCACTGGGAGGGTGAAGTTTGGCGATGGATTAATCATTCAGTTCATGGAAAAAGGAATGGTCATGTTCGAGTGCAAGAACGGTGATCAAAAGGCTCTCCAAGAGGTGTATTACATTCCAAAGTTATGTAGTAACATCATAAGCCTCGGGCAAATGACAGAAAATGGAAACAAGGTGCAGATGACAGAAGATGTCATGAAAGTGTCTGACAGGAGTGGAAAGCTTTTGATGTCGGTGAAGCGAACTCAAAATTGTTTGTACAAGATAACTTTGAAGACACTCAAGCAAGTCTGCCTTCTAACAAGCCTAGAAGATCCAACATGGTTATGGCACGTGAGACTTGGCCATGTAAATTTTCATGACTTGAAGCTCATGGGGGAGAAGAAATTGGTAGTTGGAGTACCACTAGTGACTCAACCGAACAAGTTATGTGTAGCGTGCATGATTACCAAACAAGCCAAATTGCCTCTTAGTTAA